Sequence from the Nitrospirota bacterium genome:
CAGTAAATCTACTCGGTAAAAAAGCAGGGGGCATGAAGCCGATTGAAACAGGGTGTTTAAAGGAAGGTGACGTTTTTATACCTTCTGATGGAATGTTGATAAAAACAATGGCACATATGGAGGAGAATATCAGACATATTTCACCATGCTGCTTTCAAAGTCCACTCGCACCCTTTCCGGCTTCTGAAATAGAAGGAATAACTGTCGATCTCGAAAATATAAAAAAAGCTTATATAAATCTCACAAAAAAATATTATGCTGTTATAGTTGAAGGAATTGGCGGATTGCTTGTCCCCATAAAAAAAGACTATTTTGTGCTTAACCTTGCTAAGGAATTCGGTCTTCCATTAATTATTGTTGCAAAACCTGGACTCGGAACAATCAACCATACCCTTCTCACACTCAATTACGCCTTAAAAGAAGGATTGCAAGTAGCAGGAATTATCTTAAATAATCACCACCCACCTGAATATACTCTTGCCGAAGAAACAAATCCTGACATTATAAGCAAAATCAGTCCTGTCCCCTTATTAGGCATATTTCCATATCTAAAAGATTTTGAAAGCAGCACATTCGAAAAAATGGCAGTAAAATATCTCAACCTCGATATTATTGAAAGATATCTTCAGCCTTAAATTTTCATCTATATAAGTTTTAAATCCGTCAGAACTTTTCTTAGTTTATCTTTATTGCCCTGTGACATCTCACAGAGAGGAAGCCTGAATTCTTCCTGAATTTTTCCCATCATTGCAAGAGCTGTTTTAACTGGAATCGGATTGGTTTCTATAAACATTGCTGCATTCAGAGGTTCAAGTCTGTAATGTATCTCTCTTGCCTTTTCATATTGACCCTTAAGCCATAATGAACACATCTGCGAGACCATCTTGGGGGTTACATTCGCAGAAACAGATATTACACCCTTCCCCCCAAGTGCAAGCAAAGGCAGAGTTGTAAAGTCATCCCCGGATATAACTGTTATCTTATCTCCACATAGTCTAATAAGCTCACTAACCTGCTTCATATCGCCTGAAGCTTCTTTAATTGCGACTATGTTACTGATCTCTGCGAGACGTGCTACAGTCGCAGGAAGTATATTAACAGCAGTCCTTCCAGGCACATTATACAACACGATAGGAATATCAACTTTTTCAGCAACTGTTTTATAGTGCCTGTAAATACCTTCCTGTGTAGGTTTATTATAGTAAGGTGCAACAAGCAGTACAGCGTCAGCTCCTGATTTTTTAGCATGCTTTGTAATCTCTATCGTCTCGTCAGTAGAATTTGCTCCTGTTCCAGCTATAACAGGAATCTTTTTGTTAACAGTTTTTACAGTAAAATCTATGACCCTATAATGCTCTTTATAATCAAGTGTTGCTGATTCGCCCGTTGTCCCGCATGGCACAATAGCATTGGTTCCCTGAGATATATGCCACTCTATAAGGTCTCCAAGCGCTTTTTCGTCAACCTTGCCTCTTTTAAAAGGTGTTACGATTGCAACGATTGATCCTCTAAACATATCGCCCTCCATTTTTACATCGGTTAAATTTCTATAATTCCCTTATAAACTTCAACAGCAGGACCGGTCATGTAAACATGGTTATCACCTGCCCATTCTATGAAAAGATCTCCACCTTGCAGGTGGACAGTTAAAATTCTTTCTGTAAGACCTTTCAGATGTGATGCTACAGCTGCAGCACAGGCACCAGTTCCACACGCCATAGTTTCACCTGCTCCCCTTTCCCACACACGCATTTTAATTTCATGGGGATTTATTATCTGAATAAATTCTACATTCGTTCTATTAGGGAAAATTTGATGAGTCTCTATTTGAGGACCATAATAGGCTACAGGGAAATCAGATACATTTTCAAGAACAATAACTGCATGAGGATTTCCCATGGAAACACAGGTAATTTTGAATTCCCTGTCAGAGACCTGTAAAGGATAATCGGTGACCATCTTTGCTTCTTCTGACTTCTGATTTCCGACTTCTGATTTCTTTATTTTTACCGGTATTTTTTCAGGTTCAAAGAACGGCTCTCCCATATCAACCTTCACCATGTCTCCTGCTTTCTCTGGTTTGATTATGCCTGCAAGTGTTTCAATTTTAAGCATATTAGTATTATTTGAAAGATTTCTATCCCAGATGTATTTAGCGAGGCAACGTATTCCATTCCCACACATCTCGACTTCACTACCATCAGCATTAAAAATCCTCATTAGAAAATCTGCAATAGCTGACTTCTCAAGTAAAAGTATCTGATCAGCTCCAATGCCAAACCGTCTATCACATAAGTTTTTTGCTAATTCAGCAAAAGATAACCCCTCTTCTCCTCTCCCCCCCTTTTGGTAATGGTAATCATTGAAAAGTTGTATTTCGCATTTCTGGGTAATACAATCCACAAGTATGAAATCATTACCAAGACCATGCATCTTTGTGAAGTGTATTTTCATCTTATTTTATAATAGCCAACTGAATTATTCGAGATACCTCTTAAATCTTCATTTCATATTCATAAATCGAGATATTCTGCACATGCTAAGATAGCGATACAGTCTAAATTTTTAAATTGATATCATTTTAAAAATACCGGGATTTTATTTTTTAAGATAATATCACTATAAGTTTCGCGTTCCCTTATCATAAAACAGTCTCTACCTTTAACCATTACTTCTGCAGCCCTTGGTCGGCTATTATAGTTTGAACTCATTGAAAATCCATAAGCTCCTGCGCTCATAACAGCAAGGTATTCTCCCTTTTTGACTGCCTTCATTTTTCTGTCTTTTGCAAGAAAATCACTCGATTCACATATTGGGCCAACAACATCACAGACAATAGTATCCCTCTTCTTTTTCTCCACAGGAAGAATAGCATGATATGCACCATAGTAGGAAGGTCTTATAAGATCATTCATACCTGCATCAACGATTACAAACTCTTTCTCTGCACCTTTTTTTAGATATAAAACTTTTGTAATAAGCACTCCAGCATTTCCGACTATAGACCTACCCGGTTCTATAAGAAGAGTCAGCTTTCTTCCATTAAGCAAAGGTATAAGATTTTTTGCAAGGTCTTTAGGGACTGGTGGCTCTTCATCTTTGTAAGTAATTCCGAGTCCACCACCTGCATCGAGGTACTGTATCTTTGCGCCCTGAAGGTTAAGCTCGTCTATAAGAATAAGCACTCTCTTTAATGCATCAACAAATGGCGAAATCTTAGTAATCTGCGAACCTATATGCTTATGTATTCCAATGACATTGATATTCTTCAATCTCAAGGCAAGCTTATAATATTCCAGGGCATTTTCTATTGGTATACCGAATTTGTGTTTCTTCAGTCCTGTTGTTATATAAGGATGTGTCTCAGGATCAATATCAGGATTTATTCTCAATGCTATTGGAGCCTTCTTATTCATCTTACCTGCTACCCTGTCAATCTCTCTTAATTCATCTTCAGATTCTACATTGAACATTAGTATCTTTGATTTAATCGCAAAGCGTATCTCCTCTTCTGTCTTTCCTACGCCTGCATAAACTATTTTTGAAGCGGGGATCCCTGCTTTAAGAGCAACAAAGAGTTCCCCACCAGAAACAATATCTGCACCTGAACCGTTTTTTGCAAATAGTCTCAGTATAGCAACATTAGAATTTGCCTTGACTGCAAAACAAATAACGTGTGGAAAATCATTGAATGCTTCATCATAAGCCTTAAAATGTCTCAAAAGTGTTTTGTAACTGTAAACATAAAGAGGTGTACCGTATTTTTCAGCAAGTGTTTTTAAAGGAATTTCTTCTACAAACAACTTATCAGAGCGGTATTGAAAAAAATTCATTTGGGTCTCCATCTGTAGATTTTTGCTATATTTTATATCTATTTTTATTTAATCTCAAGAGTCATGGCCTCTTTAAATCAAATAATGCCATTTTGGATTTTATTAAACCTTATATGGTAAATTTTAATCATTAATTGAAATATTACATTAAAATAAAAACCTTAATATCTGGAGGTTGATTTTGGGAAAAAATATTGTTGAAAAGATTTTTGAGACACACAAGATATACGGAGATCTGAAAACCGGCAACACTGTTGGATTAAAAGTTGACCATGTATATACACAGGATGCAACAGGTACTATGGCATGGCTTCAGTTCGAGGCTATTGGTATAGACAGGGTAAAAGTTCCTTTAGCTGTTTCTTATGTAGATCACAACATGATTCAATCAAATTACATGAATCCAGATGATCACCTTTTTCTCGAAACTGTAGCAGGACGCTATGGGGCTTTCTTTTCAAGACCGGGCAATGGGATAAGCCATCAGATTCACTTAGAACGTTTTGCTTCTCCTGGGAAAATTGCATTAGGAACTGACAGCCACACTCCAACAGGAGGAGGCATAGGCATGATTGCAATCGGCGTTGGGGGACTTGATGCAGCTACAGTTATGGCTGGGTTACCCTTTGAGATAAATATGCCCCAAATTGCTCTTGTTCGATTAAAGGGAAAACTTAACAGGCCATGGGTTACTGCTATGGATGTAATTCTGGAAATATTGAGGCAACTTACAGTAAAAGGTGGCGTTGGGAAGATAATTGAATATGGAGGCCCTGGTATAAAAGACCTTAGCGTCCCTGAAAGAGCGACTATAACTAACATGGGGGCAGAGCTGGGAGCTACAACATCCATTTTCCCGAGTGATCAAAGGACGAGATATTTCCTTAAGGCACAGGGAAGAGAATCTGAATGGATTGAACTGCAGGCTGATAAGGATGCTCAATATTCTGAGATTATCAATATTGATTTAAGCTCGATTGAACCGATGATAGCTATGCCTCACAGTCCTGACAATGTAGTCCCGATTAGAACAATTGCAGGGACAAAAATTGATCAGGTATGCATCGGCAGTTGCACAAATTCCTCATTACAGATTATGAAAACTGTTGCATCTATCCTCAGGAGTAATACAGTTGCAAAAGGGGTGAACCTGCTTATAAACCCCGGTTCAAAACAGGTTTACGAGATGCTTGCACGGAAAGGATTCCTCCAGCACATGATAGCTGCTGGTGCTCGCATACTCGAATGTTCTTGCGGCCCATGCATTGGTATGGGAGGGGCTCCTGGCACAGGTCAGATATCCATCCGTTCATATAACAGAAATTTTAAAGGAAGAAGCGGCAATAAAGATGCTTTTGTCTATCTTGCAAGTGCAATCTCTTGTGCTGTCTTTTCATTGAAAGGAGAAATTGTTGATCCGCGTTATTCTGGTATCAGCATTGAAAAATCCAGTGAACCTTCACATTATTTTATTAATGACAATATGATTATAAAGCCGCGGCAAGATACACATGATATTCAAGTCATAAAGGGGCCAAATATCAAGGAGGCTCCTATAAAAGATTCTATAGGCAATACAATAGAATCAGAAGTTTTACTGAAGCTCGGGGACAATATTACTACAGACGATATCATGCCTGCTGGTTCAATGATACTTCCATTACGTTCTAACATTCCTGCAATATCAGAATATGTTTTCCATACTATCGATAATACCTTCAGTGCAAGGGCAAAAGAGGCAAAGGAAAAGGGTGGAGGGATTATTGTTGGTGGTGAAAATTATGGGCAGGGCTCTTCAAGAGAACATGCTGCAATCGCACCCATGTTTCTAGGGATTCAGGCTGTAATAGCAAAATCCTTTGCCAGGATTCATCGCTCAAATTTGATAAACTTTGGTATAATTCCTCTGCTTTTCAAGAATGCTGGTGATTATGAGAAGATTGAACAAGGTGATATACTGATTATACAAAATATTAAACAGTCAATAACAGGTAATCAACAATATGCTGTGCAAGATCTTACTAAAATTTTTTATTTCGAATTAGAATCTAATCTAAATGAAAGGGAAAAACAGATTATTCTTTCAGGTGGATTACTGCCGTATACAAAGAAGCATGTTTAATGACTTAGCAGAATTTTCGAAAATTTGACAATCAACCTTTAAACAGGGTAAATTAAAAATCTAATTTCGGGCCGCTAGCTCAGCAGGTAGAGCAACGCCCTTTTAAGGCGTGGGTCGTTGGTTCGAATCCAACGCGGCTCACCACATGCGTCCCCATCGTCTAGCTCGGCCGAGGACATCGCCCTTTCAAGGCGGTAACACGGGTTCAAATCCCGTTGGGGACGCCAATTTTCATATGCTCACCTCAACACGATTCCTGCCTGCTTCCTTTGCCTTATATAATGCATCATCTGCTCTCTTCACAAAAGTATCTTCAATGTCGTATTGTCTGAATTCTGTTACACCGAAACTTACTGTTACCTTTTGATTTTTCTCAAAACTGTATTCCTCAACTGCCTTACGAATCCTCTCTGACAACACCTTTGCATTATTTAGATCCGTATTAGGAGAGAGAATTATAAATTCTTCTCCACCCCACCTTATGAGATAATCGGTTTCCCTCATGTTTTCTTTTACTATGTTCGTCAGTGTCTTTAATACATAATCACCGTATATATGCCCATGTGTGTCATTAATTCTTTTAAAGTGGTCGACATCAAACATTATCAGGGAGAGGGGATGGGAGTATCTTTTCACTCTGCTGATTTCTTTTTTTATCACTTCATCAAATTTTGTCCTGTTATAAGTATTTGTGAGAGTATCTGTCACTGCAAGATGCTCTAATCTTTTCTCCATCTGTTTACGAATGGTTATATCTCTCATAATTCCCCTGCAAATAGAAAATTTATTTCCTTTGAACGAAGGATTTATACTGCCCTCCACATATATTTCCCTACCGTCTTTCGAAATATAAACGGTCTCCATATGCTCAATACTTTCCCCATTTACAACTCTTTTAAAGGTTTCGATGCAATGAGGTATCTGATCTTTTCTTACTATATCAGTAAAGCGCATTTGCATTGCTTCTTCTTTTGTGTAACCTAATGTCTCGCACCATTTCCTGTTCACATCTAAAAATCTTCCTTCTGCGTCTACAATCTGTATCATATCGTTTGCATTTTTAAAGATATCCCTGAACTTCTCTTCACTTTCACGAAGTAACATATCTGCCCTGTTCAATTCCTCGAGCATTCTGTTCATCTCCTCGGAGAAGGTTGATAATTCGTCTCCACCCTCAACAGGGATACGCATTGTAAGGTCTCTTTTTATGGCTATATTTCTTACGTTCTTGCTAAGAGCTAATATTCTATTCAAAACCAGCTTATTTAAGAACAAAATTATTATTAGTCCTAAAAACAATCCTATTAAAATCAGCAAAAATATGAAAGAAAATATTGTCTTTGTTCCGTGTTGAAAAATATCTCTTTCAAGGTCTGCTCTCAGCATGAGTGCAGGATTACCGTAAATATCCTTCAGTATAGTGTAACCTGATATTTTTTTGTCATTTATCGGTATTGTAACTACTGGCTTTTCTTCTGATAGTAAAGATTTTGCTGACTTAAAATCTGTTGGCATATCAACAGAATCAAAACGTATAAAGGCAATTGGGAATTGTATATCTTTAATTATTCTTTGTATTTCTTCATCATCAAGAAAGCGTCCGAATATTAGTGCCCCCCTTACAGGTCCTTTGCCTTCACTGGTTAGAATAGGCCTCGAGGCAATCAACATCGGCCCTTCTGTGAGGAGTATTATACCTGTGTGTTTGCTTTGAATATTATCATGCATTAAAAGCAGCCTGTTTTCTGAAAGATGAGCAAGAAGGCTTTGTGGCATAGAAATTTCTTTTCCATTCAACAAATCAAAGGCTTTGCTGTAAACAATATTGCCTGATGAATTGATAAATAGCATGACATTAATTTCAAGCTCTGAAAATGTCTTATCTGATGGATTTGTTTTGATATATTCAGGATTTCTGTTTTGAATAAAAGCATATGTGTCATCCCAGTTAGCCCAGTCACCTGTTTTGCTGTCTATAACTTCAAGACTGTGGGCAATTGAACGAAGAGCAATCTGAATGTGCTTTTTAGTATCCTTATCCTCAAGTTTCTTAAAACTTCCAAGGAGAAAAATTCTTGCTGAGATATAAAAAATGGAAATGGCACAAATAAGTGAAATCAGTATTATTATTAATGTCTTTTTCCGAAGGGTCATCTTACTCACTAAACTACGCTTCCTTCTTCATGTTTCCTGTGCTTTTCAAGTTGTTTGTTCAATTAAATTTTTTATATGTCCCCTTTTAAAAAATATCCTCCATAGGCTATCAATTCATAAAAAAACCTGTCTGTTTTTATTAACCCATCAATGGTCGGGACAAAAGACTCCCAGTCAAATTCGCTCTCCTTAGTTACTGAAAAAACATCGGGGTGCAGGCTCTGTTTTTTGAACATTGCAAAAGCTCGGCGCATGTGCATTTCAGAAGTAACAATCAAGATTTCTTTTAATTTCTTTTCTTCAACATATTTCTTAATACTTTTTACTTCATCAAGCGTTCTTTTAATCTGACCATAAATATGCACTTGTTCACCCCTTAGTCCCAAATCAGCCAAAAGCTTGCTTACATATTTACCCTCACTGTATGTCTCGTAGACCCAATCGCCAATAAGGAGAAGCTTCGCATGACCTGTTTTAACAAAGTATGCTCCTGCAAGCAGCCTGTCAGAATTTTCATTGGCAGCGAAAAAGTCATTTGTTATATATGGCAAATCTTTCCTGTCTAAATACCATTCTGCATTACTTACTCCAGAAAGAACTATTACCGCGTCATACACTTTTTTATTATTGTAAGTATCTTCTATCTTCCATAATTTAGAAAAGGCATATCCGGTAAAAGTTATGCTTATGAGATAAAAATATACCAGTATCACGATAGTAATTTTAACCCTGTGTTTTTTTATGAATAGCTGAGTAAACATTCCGATTATGACATATAGGAGAGGATTCTTTAGAAATTTACCTATGTCCTGTATTTCCACGATATATCAATAATAATCTGAAATTTAGTTATACTCAAATCCAGTGATAAAGCGGTGTCATTCCGAGCGGAGCAATGTATTAAGCGATTATGCTGCTTATCGCTGAATTTAGTTATAATCTATTTGTCATAGTATAGAGCATGATGAAGAGCAAAGCAACGCCATGCATTATCATAATAATCTTGCTAAAATTACCTCCTTGTAAGCCAATAAGTATGTGAGCTATTATAATGGCAATGAAAAAACATAAGAAGCTCAGACCCGATTGGGATGAATACTTTATTAATATAGCTAAGGTTGTTTCAACAAGAGCCACCTGTCTGAGAAGAAGATATGGGGCTGTTATCACAAAAGATAATATAATCGTAAGTACTGGTTATAATGGGGCTCCAGCAGGAATGAAAGATTGTCTCGAAGTAGGCAGATGCACAAGAAAAGAACTCCAGATCCCGCATGGTGAACGATATGAACTCTGTCACAGTGTTCATGCAGAGGCAAACGCAATCATCCGTGCTTCTGTAGATGAGTTAAATGGAGCAACAATGTATATCGCTGGCACTGATAAGGAGAGTGGTCAATGCAATTCCGAACCTTGCATGATGTGCAAGAGGATGATATTGAATGCAAGGATTTCAAAGGTTGTTTATTCAGACGGGAAGAATGGATTTGTTGTAGTTAATCCAATTGAATGGATTAAAAAAAGGGTATAGTCTATTATCAAGATTCTTACAGAATGTTTAGACTATTAATTAATTTAGGAGTGAATTCATGCAAACTATTATTGTAACAGGCTGTGGAGGTTTCATCGGGTGGAAGGTATCTGAAAAACTTCTTGATAATAACATCAATGTTATCGGGATAGACAATATCAACGACTATTATGATCCACGCTTGAAGGAATGGAGACTCCAACAGTTAAAAGTCAAAAGCAAAAAATTGAAAGTTAAAAAGGGCGCAGAATTTATTTTTAAAAAATGTGATATCGGAAATTTTAATACAGTTAAAAAAATTTTCTCCTCTCACAAAATTGATGCGGTTATCAATCTTGCTGCAAGAGCCGGGGTGAGGGCTTCTGTTGAAGATCCATGGGTATATCTCGAAACTAACACAAAAGGCACTTTGAACCTCCTTGAATGCTGCAAAGACAACGGAGTAAAAAAATTCGTTCTTGCATCCACTTCGAGCCTTTATGGACTTAACGAGATGCCGTTCAGGGAGTCAGATAAAACGGATTCCCCACTTGCGCCTTATTCCGCAACAAAGAAGGGTGCTGAAGTTCTTTGTTATAGCTATCATTATTTGTATAAACTTGATATCAGCATTCCAAGATACTTCACTGTTTACGGGCCTGCGGGCAGGCCTGATATGAGCATATTCATATTCATCAAAAATATAGACAATGGCATTCCCATTAAAGTCTTTGGAGATGGAAAACAAAAAAGAGATTTTTCATATGTTGATGATATAGCTGATGGGACTTTACATTGTCTTGAACCTTTCGGTTACGAGATTTTCAATCTTGGCAATGACAACCCTATTGAACTTCTCCACGTGATACATCTTATTGAAGAGGCTTTAGGTAAAAAGGCGGTATTGAATTTTTTGCCGAGACATCCTGCTGATGTTGTTGCAACATGGGCAGATATAGAAAAATCCAGAAAGATCCTGAACTGGTATCCGAAAACCACTATTGAGGAAGGTATTAAAAAAACTGTTGATTGGTATTTTGAAAACAGGGACTTTATAAATAGTCTGAAAAACCCTTAATCCTAAAATCTATCTGCTTTTCTAACATATACATTTCTAACCCACTTAATTCATAAATTCCCCCTTAGTCCCCCTTTACCCAAAAATGTAATTGAATAATGCAGATGTTGCGAGAAAATTTATTTTTCGATACCTTAGTGTTCCTTTAACTAATGGTTTTGCGAATATTTTTATCCATAAAACAATTAAAATAAATCCGATAATTCATCGAGTTAAAGAAATTTTTGAGCAATGTCTGCATTATTCGGGTTTAGCAAGGGGGGAATTAAAGTGGGGAGTGAGGCGAAATACCTCGGAAGTCAAAGACCGAAAATGAGCAAAAATTCTATGCTTGTTAGCCATAGTTTATGAATGATAATTTGGTCTAAATATTCTGGCCAATAATTATCTATATTGTTTTTATGTTATCATTTATTCTTATGGAAAAAAGACTTCAAAAGATAATATCAGAGATGGGTATTGCATCCAGAAGAAAAGCTGAGGAGTTGATTCTTGAAGGCAGGGTTACGGTGAATGGACATATTGCACATATCGGGATGAAAGCAGACACGAATAAAGACCACATTAAGGTTGACGGGAAACTTCTTATCAAACCTGAACAAAAAGTTTATTTGATATTTAACAAACCCAGGAATGTTGTAACAACACTACATGATCCTGAAGGAAGGCCAGCAGTAAAAGATTTCTTAAAAGGTATAAAATATAAAGTCTTTCCTGTAGGGAGACTTGATTACGATTCAGAAGGCCTGCTTCTACTTACTAACGACGGCGATTTTGCTCATGCGATTCTTCATCCTTCTAAAAAAATACCAAAGACATATCTTGTTAAGGTAAAAGACCTCCCTGAAAATGATAAATTAGATAAAATACGAAAGGGCATAAAACTTGATGATTGGATAACATCACCTGCTAAGGTAAAAATAATAAGAAAATCAGAGAATAATTCCTGGCTCGAACTTACAATATATGAAGGAAAAAAAAGACAGATTAAAAGAATGTTAGAAAAGATCGGGCATCCTGTTTTAAAGCTTAAGAGGATTAAGATTGATGGCATAGAATTAGGAGACCTTCCATCGGGTAAATATAGATTTTTAAGACCTGAAGAGATAAAAAAAATTAGGGGGATTATTTATGGTTCGTGATAAAGGATGTGGAGAGATTCGCGAGTCTGACATCGGTAAAAATTTAACTCTTTGTGGTTGGGTTTTCAGACGCAGAGACCACGGAGGACTCATCTTTATAGATCTTCGTGACAGAAGCGGGATATTACAGGTTGTTTTTAGCACTGATGTCTCTGGTGCTGTCCATGAGCAGGCACATAACCTTAGAAGTGAATATGTCATCTCTGTTTCAGGCGAAATCAGGAAAAGGCCAGAAGGCACTGAAAATCCCTACATGCAAACAGGAACAGTTGAGATGTATGTAAATAAGCTCGATATTCTGAATGAATCAACCACTTTACCTTTCAGTATAGAAGATGCAGCAGAGGCCTCTGAGGCACTGAGATTGAAACACCGTTATCTTGACCTCAGAAGGCCTGAAATGCAGCAGAATCTAATAATTCGTCATAAAGTCGCAAAAGTGATAAGAGATTACCTCGATGAAAAAGGGTTCATCGAGATAGAAACCCCGATGCTCACCAAGTCTACACCAGAAGGTGCACGCGATTATCTTGTGCCAAGTCGGCTGAATCCTGGACATTTCTATGCACTTCCTCAATCTCCTCAACTCTTCAAACAGATATTGATGATTTCTGGTCTTGAAAAATATTTTCAGATAGTCAAGTGCTTCAGGGATGAAGACTTGCGTGCAGACAGACAGCCCGAATTCACCCAGGTTGATCTTGAGATGTCTTTTGTAAAAGAAAATAATATTATAGAAATCATTGAAGGCATGATGAACCGCATCTTCAGAGATGTCCTTAATATTGCTCTTGATATTCCATTTAAGAGGTTGAGCTTTCATGAATCAATAGAGAGATTCGGGAATGACAAGCCTGATCTGCGTTTCAGCCTTGAGCTTAAAGAGATGGCTGATTTAGTAGTAAACGGTAAATTCAAGGTATTTCTCGATGCCATTAATTCCGGTGGAAGGGTAAAGGCAATTTGTGGCAAAGGAATGGCAAGTCTTTCAAGAAAAGAAATAGATATGTTGACAGAAGAAGCTATCTCGTACGGAGCAAAAGGTCTTGCATGGATAAAGGTCAAAAATGGATTTGAATCCCCGATAATAAAATTCTTCTCTGATCAAATACTTAAACAGATGGCACAACGGTTAGAGGCTGAAGAAGGGGATCTGATGCTCTTTGTTGCTGATAATGAAAAGGTTGTCCACGATGTATTGAGCAGGATAAGACTCGAACTTGGCAGGAGGCTAAATCTCATACAAGCGGGATATCAATTTGTCTGGATCACAGATTTCCCCCTGCTTGAATGGAATTATGAAGAAAACCGTTTTGAGGCAATGCACCATCCTTTTACATCACCGACAGATGATGATGTTGAAAAAATGCTTTCAGGTGATATAAGTAATAAAGATTTGCTCCTTTCATTTAAAGCAAAGGCATACGATATAGTGCTCAATGGATATGAGATAGGAGGCGGCAGTATACGTATTCACAGGAGTGATATTCAGAAGAAGATGTTCGAAATACTTGGTATATCAGAAGAAGAGGCACGGTCGAAATTCGGTTTCCTTCTGGATGCACTTGAATTTGGTACTCCGCCACATGGAGGTATAGCTCTGGGATTTGATCGTCTGGTGATGATTATGGTTGGTGCTTCATCTATCAGAGACGTAATCGCATTCCCGAAAACACAAAAGGCATTCTGCCTCATGAGCGGCAGCCCTTCACCTGTTGATCCAAAGCAGCTCAGAGAGCTTTATATCAAACTAAACGTGCCTGAAGTATAGCAGGCTAATAATTTTTTATATATTTAAGATATGATTTGTAATTGCGTTTTGTTTCGGTCATACTGTCGCCGCCGAATTTTTCGAGAAAGGCATCTGCAAGAGTGAGAGCAACCATTGATTCCCCTATTACACCTGCAGCAGGGACTGCGCAAATGTCGGAACGTTCATAAACAGCTTTAACCTGTTTTTTTGTTTTTATATCAACAGAGTGGAGAGGCTTTCTCTGGGTTGGGATTGGTTTCATTGCAGCACGCAGGACAACCGGCATACCATTTGTCATTCCACCTTCAATCCCACCTGCAAAGTTTGTATTTCTGTAAAAAC
This genomic interval carries:
- a CDS encoding diguanylate cyclase is translated as MTLRKKTLIIILISLICAISIFYISARIFLLGSFKKLEDKDTKKHIQIALRSIAHSLEVIDSKTGDWANWDDTYAFIQNRNPEYIKTNPSDKTFSELEINVMLFINSSGNIVYSKAFDLLNGKEISMPQSLLAHLSENRLLLMHDNIQSKHTGIILLTEGPMLIASRPILTSEGKGPVRGALIFGRFLDDEEIQRIIKDIQFPIAFIRFDSVDMPTDFKSAKSLLSEEKPVVTIPINDKKISGYTILKDIYGNPALMLRADLERDIFQHGTKTIFSFIFLLILIGLFLGLIIILFLNKLVLNRILALSKNVRNIAIKRDLTMRIPVEGGDELSTFSEEMNRMLEELNRADMLLRESEEKFRDIFKNANDMIQIVDAEGRFLDVNRKWCETLGYTKEEAMQMRFTDIVRKDQIPHCIETFKRVVNGESIEHMETVYISKDGREIYVEGSINPSFKGNKFSICRGIMRDITIRKQMEKRLEHLAVTDTLTNTYNRTKFDEVIKKEISRVKRYSHPLSLIMFDVDHFKRINDTHGHIYGDYVLKTLTNIVKENMRETDYLIRWGGEEFIILSPNTDLNNAKVLSERIRKAVEEYSFEKNQKVTVSFGVTEFRQYDIEDTFVKRADDALYKAKEAGRNRVEVSI
- a CDS encoding GDP-mannose 4,6-dehydratase, whose translation is MQTIIVTGCGGFIGWKVSEKLLDNNINVIGIDNINDYYDPRLKEWRLQQLKVKSKKLKVKKGAEFIFKKCDIGNFNTVKKIFSSHKIDAVINLAARAGVRASVEDPWVYLETNTKGTLNLLECCKDNGVKKFVLASTSSLYGLNEMPFRESDKTDSPLAPYSATKKGAEVLCYSYHYLYKLDISIPRYFTVYGPAGRPDMSIFIFIKNIDNGIPIKVFGDGKQKRDFSYVDDIADGTLHCLEPFGYEIFNLGNDNPIELLHVIHLIEEALGKKAVLNFLPRHPADVVATWADIEKSRKILNWYPKTTIEEGIKKTVDWYFENRDFINSLKNP
- a CDS encoding dCMP deaminase family protein yields the protein MKKHKKLRPDWDEYFINIAKVVSTRATCLRRRYGAVITKDNIIVSTGYNGAPAGMKDCLEVGRCTRKELQIPHGERYELCHSVHAEANAIIRASVDELNGATMYIAGTDKESGQCNSEPCMMCKRMILNARISKVVYSDGKNGFVVVNPIEWIKKRV
- a CDS encoding rRNA pseudouridine synthase, which translates into the protein MEKRLQKIISEMGIASRRKAEELILEGRVTVNGHIAHIGMKADTNKDHIKVDGKLLIKPEQKVYLIFNKPRNVVTTLHDPEGRPAVKDFLKGIKYKVFPVGRLDYDSEGLLLLTNDGDFAHAILHPSKKIPKTYLVKVKDLPENDKLDKIRKGIKLDDWITSPAKVKIIRKSENNSWLELTIYEGKKRQIKRMLEKIGHPVLKLKRIKIDGIELGDLPSGKYRFLRPEEIKKIRGIIYGS
- a CDS encoding YdcF family protein translates to MEIQDIGKFLKNPLLYVIIGMFTQLFIKKHRVKITIVILVYFYLISITFTGYAFSKLWKIEDTYNNKKVYDAVIVLSGVSNAEWYLDRKDLPYITNDFFAANENSDRLLAGAYFVKTGHAKLLLIGDWVYETYSEGKYVSKLLADLGLRGEQVHIYGQIKRTLDEVKSIKKYVEEKKLKEILIVTSEMHMRRAFAMFKKQSLHPDVFSVTKESEFDWESFVPTIDGLIKTDRFFYELIAYGGYFLKGDI